A part of Geothrix oryzae genomic DNA contains:
- the nusA gene encoding transcription termination factor NusA, with protein sequence MANVATTFFDSVKMIAAEKGIPEEDVFAAVEEALAKAADKYFNAQDFYGNFQAQMDRETGEFHVYALKQVVAEVEEEDLEISLAEAQQLNPDAAEGDTLWLPQDTSQLGRIAAQAAKQVLVQKVREAERERIFTEFADRIGEVVVAEVKRFEKSAIILEIDRVEAMLRRSEALRGDRFDKGQRIKVVIVSVDRSAKDPQVQVSRTDPRLLIKLFENEVPEIHDGTVVIRNCVREAGDRAKVAVHSLDPDVDPVGACVGLKGSRVQAIIRELKNEKIDIVRYSDDSAQFIANALNPAKAIRVNLVDPEGRRVEVVVDDEQLSVAIGKRGQNVRLAAKLTGWNIDVRSEADKRREAEIAMGLALPDASSEATPVAEAAAPASTLQDTIQVEGLDAALADRLAAAGYPDVKSLYTVTAEQLMQVEGMDQDLAFRLIDAVQAHFGE encoded by the coding sequence ATGGCGAATGTGGCAACGACCTTTTTCGACAGCGTGAAGATGATCGCCGCTGAAAAGGGGATTCCCGAAGAAGATGTGTTCGCAGCGGTGGAGGAGGCCCTCGCCAAGGCCGCGGACAAGTACTTCAATGCCCAGGATTTCTACGGCAACTTCCAGGCCCAGATGGACCGGGAGACCGGCGAGTTCCATGTCTACGCCCTGAAGCAGGTGGTGGCCGAGGTCGAGGAAGAGGATCTGGAGATCAGCCTGGCGGAAGCCCAGCAGCTGAACCCCGATGCCGCCGAGGGCGACACGCTCTGGCTGCCCCAGGACACCAGCCAGCTGGGCCGCATCGCCGCCCAGGCCGCCAAGCAGGTGCTGGTGCAGAAGGTCCGCGAGGCCGAGCGCGAGCGCATCTTCACCGAGTTCGCCGACCGCATCGGCGAGGTGGTGGTGGCTGAGGTGAAGCGCTTCGAGAAGAGCGCCATCATCCTCGAGATCGACCGCGTCGAAGCCATGCTGCGCCGCAGCGAGGCGCTGCGCGGCGACCGCTTCGACAAGGGCCAGCGCATCAAGGTCGTCATCGTGAGCGTGGACCGCAGCGCCAAGGATCCCCAGGTGCAGGTCAGCCGCACCGATCCGCGGCTGCTCATCAAGCTCTTCGAGAATGAAGTACCCGAGATCCATGACGGCACCGTGGTCATCCGCAACTGCGTCCGCGAGGCCGGCGACCGCGCCAAGGTGGCCGTCCACAGCCTCGACCCCGATGTCGATCCCGTGGGCGCCTGCGTGGGCCTCAAGGGCAGCCGCGTGCAGGCCATCATCCGCGAGCTGAAGAACGAGAAGATCGACATCGTCCGCTACTCCGACGACTCCGCCCAGTTCATCGCCAATGCGCTGAACCCGGCCAAGGCCATCCGCGTGAACCTGGTGGATCCCGAGGGCCGCCGGGTGGAAGTGGTCGTCGACGACGAGCAGCTCAGCGTCGCCATCGGCAAGCGAGGCCAGAATGTGCGCCTGGCCGCCAAGCTGACGGGCTGGAACATCGATGTCCGCAGCGAGGCCGACAAGCGCCGCGAGGCCGAGATCGCCATGGGTCTGGCCCTGCCGGATGCCAGCAGCGAAGCCACCCCGGTCGCCGAGGCCGCCGCGCCCGCCTCCACCCTCCAGGACACGATCCAGGTCGAGGGTCTGGATGCGGCCCTCGCGGACCGTCTGGCCGCCGCCGGATACCCCGATGTCAAATCCCTCTACACTGTTACTGCCGAGCAGCTGATGCAGGTGGAGGGCATGGATCAGGATCTGGCCTTCCGTCTCATCGATGCCGTGCAGGCTCACTTCGGGGAGTAG
- a CDS encoding ribosome maturation factor RimP — MDLKKVQPPLERQLALLGYELVHLETAREGRDEVLRLYIDHLDAETSRRKVTLDDCTTAHEGLALWMDVEFPDLREKLGVEVSSPGMERPLVKADHFRRFAGRLCRVQTAAPINGQKRFKGWIGPVADGSVTLEEDGVLKTIPVEAIQKARLAPFDEEKTPRPKHLAARLTELPDADGVETSAVEDEEA; from the coding sequence GTGGATCTGAAGAAAGTCCAGCCTCCCCTCGAACGCCAGCTGGCCCTGCTGGGCTACGAGCTGGTGCACCTGGAGACCGCCCGCGAGGGCCGGGACGAAGTGCTGCGGCTCTACATCGACCACCTGGATGCCGAGACCAGCCGGCGCAAGGTCACCCTGGACGACTGCACCACCGCCCACGAAGGCCTGGCCCTCTGGATGGATGTGGAGTTCCCCGACCTGCGCGAGAAGCTCGGCGTGGAAGTCAGCAGCCCCGGCATGGAGCGCCCCCTGGTCAAGGCCGACCACTTCCGCCGCTTTGCCGGGCGGCTCTGCCGCGTGCAGACCGCCGCCCCCATCAATGGCCAGAAGCGCTTCAAAGGCTGGATCGGCCCGGTGGCCGATGGCAGCGTCACCCTCGAGGAGGACGGCGTCCTGAAGACCATTCCGGTCGAGGCCATCCAGAAGGCCCGGCTGGCGCCCTTCGACGAGGAAAAGACCCCGCGGCCCAAGCACCTGGCCGCCCGTTTGACTGAACTACCGGATGCCGATGGCGTAGAGACAAGCGCCGTCGAGGACGAGGAGGCCTGA
- the folD gene encoding bifunctional methylenetetrahydrofolate dehydrogenase/methenyltetrahydrofolate cyclohydrolase FolD, which translates to MATILDGKAHADRMLEAVRLGVEARKAGGLRAPGLAVVLVGDDPASQVYVRNKSAACAKVGITSLEHRLPAETPQAELDALIDRLNADPEVDGILVQLPLPKGLDSKRALHRISPTKDVDGFHPVNQGLLLEGLPGLRPCTPSACMSLLAHHGVDLKGLRAVVLGRSEIVGKPMALMLLEQHATVTIAHSRTRDLPAVCREADLLVAAVGRPGLVEGSWIKPGAVVVDVGINRIEDEALGARIFAAEPKKLETLRAKGAVLCGDVRFGEAMQVASAVTPVPGGVGPLTIAGLLTNTLQAANG; encoded by the coding sequence ATGGCCACCATCCTGGACGGCAAGGCGCACGCGGACCGCATGCTGGAGGCGGTGCGCCTCGGGGTCGAGGCCCGGAAGGCGGGGGGGCTCCGGGCCCCCGGGCTGGCGGTGGTGCTGGTGGGCGACGACCCGGCCAGCCAGGTCTATGTCCGCAACAAGTCCGCGGCCTGCGCCAAGGTCGGCATCACCTCTCTGGAGCACCGGCTGCCTGCGGAGACCCCCCAGGCGGAGCTGGACGCCCTCATCGACCGCCTGAACGCCGATCCGGAGGTGGACGGCATCCTGGTGCAGCTGCCCCTGCCCAAGGGGCTGGATTCCAAGCGGGCCCTGCACCGCATCAGTCCGACCAAGGATGTGGACGGCTTCCATCCCGTGAACCAGGGCCTGCTGCTGGAGGGCCTGCCGGGCCTGCGTCCCTGCACGCCCAGCGCCTGCATGTCGCTGCTGGCCCACCACGGCGTGGACCTCAAGGGCCTGCGGGCCGTGGTGCTGGGCCGTAGCGAGATCGTGGGCAAGCCCATGGCCCTCATGCTGCTGGAGCAGCACGCCACCGTGACCATCGCCCACAGCCGAACGAGGGACCTGCCGGCGGTCTGCCGGGAAGCCGACCTGCTGGTGGCCGCCGTGGGCCGCCCCGGCCTGGTGGAGGGCTCCTGGATCAAGCCCGGCGCCGTGGTGGTGGATGTGGGCATCAACCGGATCGAGGACGAGGCCTTGGGCGCCCGGATTTTCGCGGCCGAGCCGAAAAAGCTGGAGACCCTCCGGGCCAAGGGCGCCGTGCTCTGCGGCGATGTGCGCTTCGGCGAGGCCATGCAGGTGGCTTCGGCTGTGACGCCGGTGCCGGGCGGCGTGGGGCCCCTGACCATCGCCGGGCTCCTGACCAATACGCTGCAGGCGGCGAACGGCTGA
- a CDS encoding TonB-dependent receptor plug domain-containing protein has product MPRARLLPLLSLPLLGQDSLPPGQQPDDMARLLNTPVIIASRLQQNQEEAPSAVSVVTRTDIERYGWRELADILRTLPGFDFGNDGTALIGLAERGIWAHEGKALLMVNGIQVSPLHNGNVNYYGSYPAELIERVEVIRGPGSAIYGQFAGAAVINLITRSAEDPEAGRFTLRGSSLGAGNFGGGGFLVTNGQFSNGAAISLNVGYQSSPFSRQPYVDTFFTGRSFSQDQGNTRREVTNLFGEVRALGTSVHLVRAAFQEAQVDGGGSGNGNPVLPGLPPGTLGTASRIVQGIRVQRSFAFDHGLSLETRGELLENTGGSVFPQDHNSNGVNHSGTERSRFILDASLHWNLPYPGVLIAGGGLIQDRERSVDLQNQGALRDPKDPTVLLPQQTLQTRYGYLQYTQQAGAFGLTAGGRYEDSDLSNAFAPRLGLTFVQGRFNAKLLYGEAFRSPTLFQTYSTFFAFKGYLRPEIIRSRELELGWRLNGSSVVRLNLYRMSVTRSISFGLDNYNIYYVNAGSTHSKGLEASLEVRNQTWGGFANLSYTRPDGQVDPFFLGSGGNAFLGISPLKVNVGAYLRLGPVQVAPSLLYASAREGQTARSAQSGIAPDDLLPNLVESAPQPGRVIVNLALTWKEWLGVGTEARLSASNLGAANYPILQPYYGAHAPLPANDRMVNLDLVWRF; this is encoded by the coding sequence GTGCCGCGCGCCCGCCTGCTCCCCCTGCTCTCGCTGCCGCTCCTGGGACAGGACTCGCTCCCGCCCGGCCAGCAGCCCGACGACATGGCCCGCCTGCTGAACACCCCCGTCATCATCGCCAGCCGCCTCCAGCAGAACCAGGAGGAGGCACCCTCGGCGGTCTCCGTGGTCACGCGGACGGACATCGAGCGGTACGGATGGCGCGAGCTGGCCGACATCCTCCGCACGCTGCCCGGCTTCGACTTCGGGAACGACGGCACGGCCCTCATCGGGCTGGCCGAGCGCGGCATCTGGGCCCACGAGGGCAAGGCCCTCCTGATGGTCAACGGCATCCAGGTGAGCCCCCTCCACAACGGGAATGTGAACTACTACGGAAGCTACCCCGCGGAACTCATCGAACGGGTGGAGGTCATCCGAGGCCCGGGCAGCGCCATCTACGGGCAGTTCGCGGGCGCCGCCGTCATCAACCTCATCACCCGCTCGGCGGAGGATCCCGAGGCCGGCCGGTTCACCCTGCGGGGCAGCAGCCTCGGCGCCGGCAACTTCGGCGGCGGCGGCTTCCTGGTCACCAACGGTCAGTTCTCCAATGGGGCGGCCATCTCCCTGAATGTGGGGTACCAGTCCAGCCCCTTCAGCCGCCAGCCCTATGTGGACACCTTCTTCACCGGCCGGAGCTTCAGCCAGGACCAGGGCAACACCCGCCGGGAGGTCACCAACCTCTTCGGCGAGGTCCGCGCCCTCGGCACCTCGGTGCACCTGGTCCGGGCCGCCTTCCAGGAGGCGCAGGTGGACGGCGGCGGGTCCGGCAACGGCAATCCCGTGCTGCCCGGCCTGCCCCCGGGAACGCTGGGGACGGCCTCGCGGATCGTCCAGGGGATCCGGGTCCAGCGCAGCTTCGCCTTCGACCACGGCCTCAGCCTCGAGACCCGGGGCGAGCTCCTGGAGAACACCGGCGGCTCGGTCTTCCCCCAGGATCACAACTCCAACGGGGTGAACCATTCGGGAACGGAGCGCAGCCGCTTCATCCTGGACGCCTCCCTGCATTGGAACCTGCCCTACCCCGGCGTGCTCATCGCCGGCGGCGGTCTGATCCAGGACCGCGAGCGCAGCGTGGATCTCCAGAATCAGGGCGCGCTCCGCGATCCGAAGGATCCGACGGTCCTCCTGCCCCAGCAGACCCTCCAGACCCGCTACGGCTACCTCCAGTACACCCAGCAGGCCGGCGCCTTCGGGCTGACGGCCGGGGGCCGCTACGAAGACAGCGACCTGTCCAACGCCTTCGCGCCCAGGCTGGGACTCACCTTCGTGCAGGGTCGCTTCAACGCGAAGCTGCTTTACGGCGAGGCCTTCCGGAGCCCGACCCTCTTCCAGACCTACAGCACCTTCTTCGCCTTCAAGGGCTACCTGCGGCCCGAGATCATCCGCAGCCGCGAGCTGGAACTGGGCTGGCGCCTGAACGGCAGCTCCGTCGTCCGCCTGAACCTCTACCGCATGAGCGTGACCCGCTCCATCTCCTTCGGCCTGGACAACTACAACATCTACTATGTGAACGCGGGCTCCACCCACTCGAAGGGGCTCGAGGCCAGCCTGGAAGTCCGGAACCAGACCTGGGGCGGCTTCGCGAACCTCAGCTACACCCGCCCCGATGGGCAGGTGGATCCCTTCTTCCTCGGCAGTGGCGGCAACGCCTTCCTGGGCATCTCCCCCCTGAAGGTGAATGTGGGCGCCTACCTCCGCCTCGGCCCCGTGCAGGTGGCCCCGAGCCTGCTCTACGCCTCGGCCCGGGAGGGCCAGACCGCCCGCTCGGCCCAGTCCGGCATCGCCCCGGATGACCTCCTGCCCAACCTGGTCGAGAGCGCCCCCCAGCCGGGCCGGGTCATCGTCAACCTGGCCCTGACCTGGAAGGAGTGGCTGGGCGTCGGCACCGAGGCGCGGCTGTCCGCCAGCAACCTGGGAGCCGCCAACTACCCCATCCTCCAGCCCTACTACGGCGCCCACGCCCCCCTTCCCGCCAATGACCGGATGGTGAACCTGGACCTGGTCTGGCGGTTCTGA
- a CDS encoding response regulator: MSRILLIEDNEMNRDAISRLLERRGFTLLTAPDGEEGVRLCGETLPDLVLMDLGLPGIDGFEATRRIKADPATQGIPVVALTARALTSDREAAFEAGCDDYDTKPVDLTRLVAKIRQLLGREGDAP; encoded by the coding sequence ATGAGCCGGATCCTGCTGATCGAGGACAACGAGATGAACCGGGATGCCATCTCCCGGCTGCTGGAGCGTCGGGGATTCACCCTGCTGACGGCGCCGGATGGCGAGGAGGGGGTGCGCCTCTGCGGCGAGACCCTGCCCGACCTGGTGCTCATGGACCTGGGGCTGCCTGGCATCGACGGATTCGAGGCCACGCGCCGGATCAAGGCCGATCCCGCCACGCAGGGGATTCCGGTGGTGGCCCTGACGGCCCGGGCCCTGACCTCCGACCGGGAGGCGGCCTTCGAGGCCGGATGCGACGATTACGACACCAAGCCCGTGGACCTGACCCGGCTGGTGGCCAAGATCCGGCAGCTGCTGGGACGCGAGGGTGATGCGCCATGA
- a CDS encoding YfiR family protein, with protein sequence MRRTSACLVLATVAVGSAPLEAQAPVPEYALKAEVLLKVLSYVQWPSGLEPAGWPIDIVVVGKSPFGTYLDDYARARTIQRRPIRVRYQAKAADVGPCHAIFICRSEAGRADAVLAWARNHQVLTVSDDEGLARRGVMVNLVLEGHLVRLAVSPSAAAAAGITLTRLLPYTRILPPARPIP encoded by the coding sequence ATGAGACGCACCTCCGCCTGCCTGGTGCTGGCGACCGTGGCGGTGGGAAGCGCCCCGCTCGAGGCCCAGGCCCCCGTGCCGGAGTACGCGCTGAAGGCGGAGGTCCTCCTCAAGGTGCTCTCCTATGTGCAGTGGCCGTCGGGCCTGGAGCCGGCGGGGTGGCCCATCGACATCGTGGTGGTGGGGAAGTCCCCGTTTGGGACCTACCTGGACGACTACGCGCGCGCCCGCACCATCCAGCGCCGCCCGATCCGTGTCCGCTACCAGGCGAAGGCGGCCGATGTGGGGCCCTGCCACGCAATCTTCATCTGCCGCTCGGAGGCGGGCCGCGCCGATGCGGTCCTGGCCTGGGCGAGGAACCACCAGGTCCTGACGGTCTCCGACGACGAGGGCCTCGCCCGGCGGGGGGTGATGGTGAACCTGGTCCTGGAGGGCCACCTCGTCCGCCTGGCCGTGAGTCCCAGCGCCGCCGCCGCCGCCGGGATCACCCTCACCCGCCTGCTCCCGTACACTCGGATCCTCCCCCCGGCCCGACCCATCCCCTGA
- a CDS encoding response regulator has translation MTALTSSIRRKVITLVLATTTTALLLSALAFLGYEGYALRRAAAQDLQALGEIIAYNTAPFVAFHDGGPATQILESLKTHGHITRAQVHMASGELLASYPADGRPVVIHPLDAARDRVWFSGGHIELTKLVHNPEGQPTGFVFLASDMSHLNARLVLASLFLAGMLLLIGLVVTAFVRRWARVITEPVLELAGVASRVSTSRDYSLRAQSRSDDELGALIGAFNGMLERIQEQDRHLAEHRGQLEEQVAARTGELVRTNNELLIAKERAEVSNRAKSTFLANMSHELRTPLNAILLYSELVREDSEAAGHAEILPDVRRIESAGRHLLSLINDILDLSKIEAGKMTVSCETFDVPGMIRDVLATVEPLAAKNGNTLHFTCAPDVEEIHSDAIKVRQSLFNLLSNACKFTREGHIEVRAAVDPLPGSETPWLHLSVEDTGIGISPDQLQRIFSEFIQAEEGTSRQFGGTGLGLALSRKFCQILGGDIRVRSEAGKGSVFTMLLPLSPAPAPPAPETPSAQGPLAAGLSKEVPKGPVLLIDDDPTLLEALSRLLARDGYEVRMAQNGAEGLRMAREFHPGIIVLDVMMPLMDGWEVLKTLKADPVLEPIPVVMLTILDEVERGLALGAAEYLFKPIDRAQLTGVLLKFQPASPPFQVLVVEDDQATQHTLRRILLAEGWESRSASDGAEALDLLREGVPNLILLDLMMPGMDGFDFLAEKQANPEWAGVPVVVLTARELGTAEQERLRRGQVAAVMQKGLYTKGELIEEVQRAIRRSAVLKPEGGRP, from the coding sequence TTGACCGCACTGACCTCCTCCATCCGCCGCAAGGTGATCACGCTGGTCCTCGCCACGACGACCACGGCCCTGCTGCTCTCGGCCCTGGCTTTCCTGGGCTATGAGGGCTACGCGCTGCGGCGGGCGGCGGCCCAGGATCTGCAGGCCCTCGGGGAGATCATCGCCTACAACACGGCGCCCTTCGTGGCCTTCCACGACGGGGGCCCGGCCACCCAGATCCTCGAGAGCCTGAAGACGCACGGCCACATCACTCGGGCCCAGGTCCACATGGCCTCGGGGGAACTGCTGGCCTCGTACCCCGCGGACGGGCGCCCCGTGGTCATCCACCCGCTGGACGCCGCCCGCGACCGGGTCTGGTTTTCCGGGGGCCACATCGAGCTGACGAAGCTCGTCCACAACCCGGAAGGGCAGCCCACCGGTTTCGTCTTCCTGGCCTCGGACATGAGCCACCTGAACGCCCGCCTGGTCCTGGCGAGCCTGTTCCTGGCCGGCATGCTGCTCCTGATCGGCCTCGTGGTCACGGCCTTCGTCCGGCGCTGGGCCCGGGTGATCACGGAGCCGGTCCTGGAGCTGGCGGGGGTCGCCTCGCGGGTGTCCACTAGCCGGGACTACAGCCTGCGGGCCCAGTCGCGCTCCGACGACGAGCTGGGAGCTCTGATCGGGGCGTTCAACGGGATGCTGGAGCGCATCCAGGAACAGGACCGCCACCTGGCCGAGCACCGCGGCCAGCTGGAGGAGCAGGTGGCCGCGCGCACGGGCGAGCTCGTCCGGACCAACAACGAACTGCTCATCGCCAAGGAGCGGGCCGAGGTCTCCAACCGCGCCAAGAGCACCTTCCTGGCGAACATGAGCCACGAGCTCCGCACGCCCCTCAACGCCATCCTGCTTTACAGCGAGCTGGTGCGCGAGGACTCCGAGGCCGCGGGGCACGCCGAGATCCTGCCGGATGTGCGCCGCATCGAGTCCGCCGGGCGCCATCTGCTGAGCCTCATCAACGACATCCTGGACCTTTCCAAGATCGAAGCCGGGAAGATGACCGTCTCCTGCGAAACCTTCGATGTGCCGGGCATGATCCGCGATGTCCTCGCCACCGTGGAGCCCCTGGCCGCCAAGAACGGCAACACGCTCCATTTCACCTGCGCTCCCGATGTGGAGGAGATCCACTCGGATGCGATCAAGGTGCGGCAGTCTCTCTTCAACCTGCTGAGCAACGCGTGCAAATTCACCCGGGAGGGCCACATCGAAGTGCGGGCCGCCGTGGATCCCCTGCCGGGCTCGGAGACCCCCTGGCTCCACCTCTCCGTGGAGGACACGGGCATCGGCATCAGCCCGGACCAGCTGCAGCGGATCTTCAGCGAGTTCATCCAGGCGGAGGAAGGCACCAGCCGCCAGTTCGGCGGCACGGGCCTGGGCCTGGCCCTCAGCCGCAAGTTCTGCCAGATCCTCGGCGGAGACATCCGCGTCCGGAGCGAGGCGGGCAAGGGCTCGGTCTTCACCATGCTCCTGCCCCTGTCGCCCGCGCCGGCCCCGCCGGCTCCCGAAACGCCTTCCGCGCAGGGCCCCCTGGCGGCCGGGCTGTCGAAGGAGGTGCCGAAGGGCCCGGTCCTGCTCATCGATGACGATCCGACGCTCCTGGAGGCCCTGTCCCGGCTGCTGGCCCGGGACGGCTATGAGGTCCGGATGGCCCAGAACGGCGCGGAGGGACTGCGCATGGCCCGGGAGTTCCACCCGGGGATCATCGTGCTGGATGTGATGATGCCCCTGATGGATGGCTGGGAGGTGCTGAAGACCCTCAAAGCCGATCCGGTCCTGGAGCCCATCCCGGTCGTGATGCTCACGATTCTCGACGAGGTCGAGCGGGGGTTGGCCCTGGGGGCGGCGGAATACCTCTTCAAGCCCATCGACCGGGCCCAGCTCACGGGGGTGCTCCTGAAGTTCCAGCCCGCCTCGCCCCCCTTCCAGGTGCTGGTGGTCGAGGACGACCAGGCGACCCAGCACACCCTGCGGCGGATCCTGCTCGCCGAGGGCTGGGAATCCCGCTCGGCCTCCGATGGCGCCGAGGCCCTCGACCTCCTGCGGGAAGGCGTTCCGAACCTGATCCTCCTGGACCTGATGATGCCGGGCATGGACGGGTTCGATTTCCTGGCGGAGAAGCAGGCGAATCCCGAGTGGGCGGGTGTTCCAGTGGTGGTCCTCACCGCCCGGGAGCTCGGCACCGCCGAGCAGGAGCGGCTGCGCCGCGGCCAGGTGGCGGCCGTGATGCAGAAGGGGCTCTACACCAAGGGGGAACTGATCGAGGAGGTCCAGCGCGCCATCCGCCGGAGTGCCGTCCTGAAGCCGGAAGGGGGGCGACCATGA